TAAATTCAAAGCATATGATAAATTTCTTTCACCTGTAAATTATCACATTGCCTATACTAAGAACTTTGAGAGCAAAGAAATACAGAAAAAACTTGAGAAGTTTAGGGATGGACTGGCGAAGTACATCAAATCCCCCCTATTTCTCAAGCGTATAAACGGTAACTAAAGTTCATGCCCTATTTTTTCCTCACGTTTTTCGAATTGGAAAGATGGATAAATCTCTTCTAGTGAAGCGACCTTCGTTGGACCAACTCTTCTAAAGATATCTCTTCTTGTTAAAAATTCAGCCTTCTCATAACCTGCAGCTGCGATGATTTCCTTTACGGCCTGTATAGTCTCACCATGAAAATTTGCAATTCTTTCCGCTTTATTCTTAACATTCAGTCCCTTCGCAAGAGTTGGATCTTGAGTTGCAATACCTGCAGGACACTTATTTGTATTGCAAAGTAGCGCCTGAATACAACCAAGGGCCAACATCATTCCTCGAGCACTATAACAAGCATCGGCACCAAGACTTAATGCGCGTACAATATGGAAACCTGTAATTATCTTTCCAGACGCAATAAGTTTAATCTGGTGTTTTAACCCATATTCATCAAGCAAATTTTTTGCACGAACAAGGCCTTCAACAAGGGGTGTTCCAATCGAATCTGAAAACTCCAGTGGCGCCGCTCCTGTTCCACCTTCTGCACCATCAATTGCGATATAGTCAGGATAGTCTCCAAGCCTTCTCATTGCTTGACAGAGATCTCTAAACTCCTCATCTTTACCATAACAAAGCTTAATACCAATAGGCTTTCCACCACTAAGTTTTCTAAGTTTTGCAATAAACAAAATCATCTCATCACTATTTGAAAAAGCACTGTGAAAAGGAGGAGAGGCCACCGTCGTAAAAGGCTCAACACCTCTAATCGCTGCAATCTCCTGCGTGTTTTTCTT
The nucleotide sequence above comes from Bacteriovorax sp. Seq25_V. Encoded proteins:
- a CDS encoding FMN-binding glutamate synthase family protein; its protein translation is MRNEFWLFLAITVPGVFALIFFVDVRYAYSLLFFLPTWLVGLYDIFQVRHTLKSNYPLLGRLRYVMEELRPKIYQYFVESDTDGTPISRILRSVVYQRAKRAIQTKPFGTQLNVYEEGHEWINHSIYPANEHNIEEENLRVVVGSNHCDKPYSLSLLNISAMSYGALSHTAVEALNAGARLGRFAHNTGEGGISDFHKRGGGDIIWQIGTGYFGARNADGTFSEEKFQKNALLDQVKMIELKLSQGAKPGHGGILPAKKNTQEIAAIRGVEPFTTVASPPFHSAFSNSDEMILFIAKLRKLSGGKPIGIKLCYGKDEEFRDLCQAMRRLGDYPDYIAIDGAEGGTGAAPLEFSDSIGTPLVEGLVRAKNLLDEYGLKHQIKLIASGKIITGFHIVRALSLGADACYSARGMMLALGCIQALLCNTNKCPAGIATQDPTLAKGLNVKNKAERIANFHGETIQAVKEIIAAAGYEKAEFLTRRDIFRRVGPTKVASLEEIYPSFQFEKREEKIGHEL